The Chlorocebus sabaeus isolate Y175 chromosome 16, mChlSab1.0.hap1, whole genome shotgun sequence genome window below encodes:
- the CENPV gene encoding centromere protein V, with protein MRRSRSSAAAKLRGQKRSGASGASGASAASGAPAAAASAPSAIRTRRSASQAESKSQAAAKPPSEKPRLRRSSPRAQEEGPGEPPPPPELALLPPPPPPPTPATPTSSASNLDLGEQRERWETFQKRQKLTSEGAAKLLLDTFEYQGLVKHTGGCHCGAVRFEVWASADLHIFDCNCSICKKKQNRHFIVPASRFKLLKGAEHITTYTFNTHKAQHTFCKRCGVQSFYTPRSNPGGFGIAPHCLDEGTVRSMVTEEFNGSDWEKAMKEHKTIKNMSKE; from the exons ATGCGGCGATCGAGGAGCTCTGCGGCCGCCAAGCTGCGCGGGCAGAAGCGGTCTGGGGCCTCCGGGGCCTCCGGGGCCTCCGCGGCCTCCGGGGCCCCCGCGGCCGCTGCCTCGGCCCCCAGCGCCATCCGCACACGGCGCTCCGCGAGCCAGGCCGAGAGCAAGAGCCAGGCGGCGGCGAAGCCGCCGTCGGAGAAGCCGCGGCTGAGGCGCTCGTCGCCGCGGGCCCAGGAGGAGGGCCCGggggagccgccgccgccgccggagcTGGCGTTGCtcccgccaccgccgccgccgccgactCCCGCGACCCCGACGTCCTCGGCGTCCAACCTGGATCTGGGCGAGCAGCGGGAGCGCTGGGAGACGTTCCAGAAGCGGCAGAAGCTCACCTCTGAGGGCGCCGCCAAGCTCCTGCTGGACACCTT tgAATACCAGGGCCTGGTGAAGCACACAGGAGGCTGCCACTGTGGAGCAGTTCGTTTTGAAGTTTGGGCCTCAGCAGACTTGCATATATTTGACTGCAA CTGCAGCATTTGCAAGAAGAAGCAGAATAGACACTTCATTGTTCCAGCTTCTCGCTTCAAGCTCCTGAAG GGAGCTGAGCACATAACGACTTACACATTCAATACTCACAAAGCCCAGCACACCTTCTGTAAGAGATGTGGCGTTCAGAGCTTCTATACTCCACGCTCAAACCCTGGAGGCTTCG GAATCGCCCCCCACTGCCTGGATGAGGGCACTGTGCGGAGTATGGTCACTGAGGAATTCAATGGCAGTGATTGGGAGAAGGCCATGAAAGAGCACAAGACCATCAAGAACATGTCTAAAGAGTGA